From Campylobacter upsaliensis, the proteins below share one genomic window:
- the groES gene encoding co-chaperone GroES translates to MNFQPLGKRVLVKRVEETKTTASGIIIPDNAKEKPLIGEVVAVSKEVSDITSGDKIVFAKYGGTEVKLNDGEYLVLNLDDVLGILK, encoded by the coding sequence ATGAACTTTCAACCTTTAGGAAAACGCGTTTTAGTTAAACGAGTTGAAGAAACTAAAACTACCGCTTCAGGCATTATTATACCAGATAATGCTAAAGAAAAACCTTTGATAGGAGAAGTTGTCGCAGTAAGTAAAGAAGTAAGCGATATAACAAGTGGCGATAAAATCGTATTTGCCAAGTATGGTGGCACAGAGGTTAAACTTAATGATGGTGAATATTTAGTTTTGAATTTAGATGATGTTTTAGGAATTTTAAAATAA
- the groL gene encoding chaperonin GroEL (60 kDa chaperone family; promotes refolding of misfolded polypeptides especially under stressful conditions; forms two stacked rings of heptamers to form a barrel-shaped 14mer; ends can be capped by GroES; misfolded proteins enter the barrel where they are refolded when GroES binds), which translates to MAKEIIFSDEARNKLYEGVKKLNDAVKVTMGPRGRNVLIQKSFGAPSITKDGVSVAKEVELKENLENMGASLVREVASKTADQAGDGTTTATVLAHAIFKEGLRNITAGANPIEVKRGMDKACEAIVDELKKLSREVKDKKEIAQVATISANSDEKIGALIADAMERVGKDGVITVEEAKSINDELSVVEGMQFDRGYLSPYFITNADKMIVELSNPYILLFDKKITSLKDLLPILEQIQKTGKPLLIIAEDIEGEALATLVVNKLRGVLNISAVKAPGFGDRRKAMLEDIAILTGGEVIAEELGRTLESATLEDLGQASSVIIDKDNTTIVNGAGDKANIDARVNQIKAQIAETTSDYDREKLQERLAKLSGGVALIKVGAATETEMKEKKDRVDDALSATKAAVEEGIVIGGGAALIKAKSKIKLKLEGDEAIGAAIVERALRAPLRQIAENAGFDAGVVVNSVENSSDENAGFDAAKGEYVDMFKAGIIDPVKVERVALLNAVSVASMLLTTEATISEIKEDKPAMPDMSAMGGMGGMGGMM; encoded by the coding sequence ATGGCAAAAGAAATTATTTTTTCAGATGAAGCGAGAAATAAGCTTTATGAAGGCGTTAAAAAGCTCAATGACGCCGTAAAGGTTACAATGGGACCAAGAGGTAGAAATGTTTTAATTCAAAAAAGCTTTGGCGCACCAAGCATTACAAAAGACGGCGTGAGTGTGGCTAAGGAAGTTGAGCTTAAAGAAAATCTTGAAAATATGGGTGCTTCTTTAGTGCGTGAAGTGGCAAGTAAAACAGCCGACCAAGCAGGTGATGGCACGACAACAGCGACCGTTTTGGCACACGCTATTTTTAAAGAAGGCTTAAGAAATATCACAGCAGGAGCGAATCCTATCGAGGTTAAAAGAGGTATGGATAAAGCTTGTGAGGCTATTGTTGATGAGCTTAAAAAGCTTTCAAGGGAAGTTAAAGATAAAAAAGAAATCGCTCAAGTGGCGACAATTTCAGCAAATTCTGATGAAAAAATCGGTGCTTTAATAGCTGATGCTATGGAGAGAGTTGGAAAAGACGGCGTTATCACGGTGGAAGAGGCAAAGTCTATTAATGATGAATTAAGCGTGGTTGAGGGTATGCAATTTGACAGAGGCTATCTAAGCCCTTATTTTATCACTAATGCGGATAAAATGATAGTCGAGCTTTCAAATCCTTACATTTTGCTTTTTGATAAAAAAATCACAAGTTTAAAAGATTTATTGCCTATTTTAGAGCAAATTCAAAAGACAGGAAAACCGCTTTTAATCATTGCTGAAGATATTGAGGGTGAGGCTTTAGCAACTTTGGTTGTGAATAAATTAAGGGGAGTTTTAAATATCTCTGCTGTTAAGGCGCCGGGCTTTGGTGATAGAAGAAAGGCTATGCTTGAAGATATTGCTATTTTAACAGGTGGTGAAGTGATAGCTGAAGAGCTTGGTAGAACGCTTGAGAGTGCGACTTTAGAGGATTTAGGACAGGCTTCTAGCGTGATTATTGATAAGGATAATACAACCATAGTTAATGGTGCTGGAGATAAAGCAAATATCGATGCAAGAGTCAATCAAATCAAGGCACAAATTGCCGAAACAACGAGTGATTATGATAGAGAAAAATTACAAGAAAGACTTGCGAAATTAAGCGGAGGCGTGGCGCTTATTAAAGTCGGTGCGGCAACTGAAACAGAAATGAAAGAGAAAAAAGACCGCGTAGATGATGCTTTAAGTGCGACAAAAGCGGCGGTTGAAGAAGGTATTGTCATCGGTGGTGGTGCGGCACTTATCAAGGCTAAATCTAAGATTAAGTTGAAATTAGAGGGTGATGAGGCTATTGGTGCGGCTATCGTGGAAAGAGCCTTAAGAGCGCCTTTAAGACAAATCGCAGAAAATGCGGGCTTTGACGCTGGTGTAGTTGTCAATAGTGTGGAAAATTCAAGCGATGAAAATGCGGGCTTTGACGCTGCTAAGGGCGAGTATGTGGATATGTTTAAAGCCGGGATTATCGACCCTGTGAAAGTGGAAAGAGTGGCTCTATTAAACGCTGTTTCTGTGGCTTCTATGCTATTAACGACTGAAGCGACAATTAGCGAGATTAAAGAAGATAAACCTGCTATGCCTGATATGAGTGCTATGGGCGGTATGGGAGGAATGGGCGGTATGATGTAA